GCCTTCCCACTCGGGATCGTTGGCGCGGTAGGTCATCGCATGAAAATACGACGCAGCCAGCACATCCGCCACACCAAGCGCCTGCCCGATATATCCCTGTCCCTGCACTTCAGCCATTTGAAGCGCATATCGGCGGATCGACCATGCCCTTTGTGCGAGGCTGACATTTGATTTCTCGGTCTCGCTGATCTTCGACAAACCTGGCCTCCTCCCGTCCGCGCGCTGGACTGACTGAATCTCCGCGAAAAACAGAAATCGACAAGCGGGAAATCGTTAACCACTATTTAGCTCAGCTTAACAGTTACGTTTGAAATATTGATGGCTTCTTCACCCACTGCCCCGGTATCCTGATCCGGAGCGATCATCGGAGGAGCCGTGTCATGAACCTTTCAGCCTTGCTCGCCGCCCGTGCCGCCAAAGGAAAGCCGGTTCGGATCGGCCTCATCGGCGCGGGTAAATTCGGATCAATGATCCTTGCCCAGGCCAAACATATTCCCGGGTATCACGTCGTTGGCATCGCGGATCTGGACGTGATCAAAGCCAGGGCATCCCTTGCACGTGTGCACTGGGATGAAGACCGGTATTCAGCCAGCTCTTTGGCGGAAGCCGTTTCAACCGGCACGACCCATGTCACCGATGACGCGGCCAGCCTGTTTGCCAATTCTGAAATAGAAGTGATCATCGAAGCCACAGGACATCCAATCGCAGGCGTTCGCCACGCCCTGGCGGCTATCGGCGCTGGAAAACATGTGGTCATGGTCAATGTCGAAGCGGATGTGATGTGCGGGCCAATCCTGGCTGAACGGGCGCACCAGGCGGGTGTGGTCTATTCGATGGCTTATGGCGATCAACCGGCAGCCATGTGCGAGTTGGTCGACTGGGTCCACAGCTGTGGGTTCGAGCTGGTCGCAGCCGGCAAGGGTATGAATTTCTGCCCGAGTTACAGGTATTCGACGCCCAGCACTGTCTGGGACTATTTCGACTTTACCGAAGAACAGGTGGCGGCCGGCGACTTCAATCCGAAGATGTACAACTCATTTACCGACGGCACGAAGGCCGCAATCGAAATGGCCGCCGTCGCGAATGCCACGGAATTGGATTGCCCCAGCGATGGGCTGGCATTCCCGCCAGCCGGTCTGCAGGACCTCGCCGAGGTTTTCAAACCCATCAGTGAAGGCGGGCGCTTGGAAAAGGCCGGCATCGTCGATATCGCGTCCAGCCGCGAACCCGACGGGCGCGTGGTGCTCAACAATATCCAGTACGGCATGTTCGTGACCTTCCGGGCACCTGACGAATACACCCGCCAATGCTTCAACCAATACGGCCTGATGACGGACAAATCCGGTTGGTATGGCAGCATGTGGCGCCCCTTTCACCTGATCGGCCTGGAAACATCAGTCTCCGTTCTGTCCGCAGCCTTGCGAAATGAACCCACCGGTGTGTCAAAACGCTATCGCGCCGATGCGGTCGCCACGTCCAAAGGTGATTTTGCAGCAGGAGAGATGCTCGATGGTGAGGGCGGGTTCAAGGTTTGGGCAAAGGCAATACCCGCTACCCAGGCTTCCGCCTTGGCGGCCTTGCCGATCGGCCTGGCACATCATGTCAAACTGAAACGCGCCATCAAACGCGACCAGATCGTCACTCTCGACGATGTGGAGATTGTGGACGATCTGGACATTCACGCCCTGCGCTCTGACCAAAACAGGCTGCTCGATGCCTGAAACACTGAACATTCAGAACATGGCGGATGCGATCCGGTTTCTTTCCATCGACTCCATCCTGAACGCAGGCGAAGGCCATCAGGGTGTGCCACTGGGAATGGCGGAAATCGCCGCAACCCTTTATGCCAAACACCTCAAGGTTGACCCGGATGATCCGCTATGGCCCGACCGAGACCGCATTGTGCTGTCGAACGGCCATGGTTCCATGTTGCTTTATGGCCTGCTGCACCTGTCGGGATACAAAAAGGTGACGGTCGAGGCGCTGAAGGCTTTCAGGAAACTGCATTCGGTCTGCGCCGGACACCCGGAGATCGAACAGGATGCCGGTATTGAGATCACCACCGGTCTTCTCGGTCAGGGCATTGCCTGCGCCGTCGGCATGGCGGTTGCCGAAGAACGCCTCGCCGCGCGCTTTGGCCGTGATCTGGTGGATCACCGGACCTGGGCGTTTGTAGGCGACGGATGCCTTCAGGAAGGCATGGGGCAAGAGGCGATCTCGCTTGCAGGGCATTTGCAACTCGGGCGGCTGACCTTCCTGTGGGACGACAATCACATCACCGATGACGGCGACACCGCCTTGTCGGTTTCCGAGGATATCCCGGCTCGGTTTCGCGCCGCGGGCTGGCATGTCATTGAGGTGGACGGGCACGACATTGCCTGTATCGACAAAAGCATCGCCGAGGCCAAAGCCGATCCGCGGCCAACTCTGATCGCCTGCCGCACCACAATCGCGCGCGGCATTCCGC
The DNA window shown above is from Hoeflea phototrophica DFL-43 and carries:
- a CDS encoding NAD(P)H-dependent oxidoreductase, whose product is MNLSALLAARAAKGKPVRIGLIGAGKFGSMILAQAKHIPGYHVVGIADLDVIKARASLARVHWDEDRYSASSLAEAVSTGTTHVTDDAASLFANSEIEVIIEATGHPIAGVRHALAAIGAGKHVVMVNVEADVMCGPILAERAHQAGVVYSMAYGDQPAAMCELVDWVHSCGFELVAAGKGMNFCPSYRYSTPSTVWDYFDFTEEQVAAGDFNPKMYNSFTDGTKAAIEMAAVANATELDCPSDGLAFPPAGLQDLAEVFKPISEGGRLEKAGIVDIASSREPDGRVVLNNIQYGMFVTFRAPDEYTRQCFNQYGLMTDKSGWYGSMWRPFHLIGLETSVSVLSAALRNEPTGVSKRYRADAVATSKGDFAAGEMLDGEGGFKVWAKAIPATQASALAALPIGLAHHVKLKRAIKRDQIVTLDDVEIVDDLDIHALRSDQNRLLDA